A section of the Gloeobacter violaceus PCC 7421 genome encodes:
- a CDS encoding phage tail protein, with product MTQAHDRKLLTVQITPMRVPEAVPLAGLMVNGPDESVAVSARSNGLLLHPGEPSEMVVQIKNLGKRPIWLNLRVEGDFPVDWYRIGMEGNQIAPGHQMEAVIYFQVPASYFEDQKALTPKKKRHLDLDFQGRIYFFYGINALELDQVELEEFSVHVRAHSLYLNYLPALYREVDFIGRFLKIFEETFEPAFHGLEGMWANLDPLTAPRALLPFLAYWVSWPMDARWELPQQRRLIKRAVEIYRWRGTRKGLRLYLHLYTGLPLDDQLPEEAAKHIAITDHFGRGFVLGGERLGQGTVLGGGRPFHFVVRLREERPGQIDERLVRLIIEQERPAFCTYDLYIESPPPPPATPPGQAGQAAPSPPAPSRRPAPATPNGRPGAPPPKSAQGTPKPLPPKPPAPGQPDPKRPEPPSAPLESSSP from the coding sequence GTGACCCAGGCCCACGACCGCAAACTCCTGACCGTCCAGATCACCCCGATGCGGGTGCCCGAGGCGGTGCCCCTGGCCGGGCTGATGGTCAACGGCCCCGATGAAAGTGTGGCGGTGAGCGCCCGCAGCAACGGTCTGTTGCTCCATCCGGGTGAACCCAGCGAGATGGTGGTGCAGATCAAAAACCTGGGCAAGCGCCCCATCTGGCTCAATTTGCGCGTCGAGGGCGACTTTCCGGTCGACTGGTACCGCATCGGCATGGAGGGCAACCAGATCGCCCCCGGTCATCAGATGGAGGCAGTCATCTACTTCCAGGTGCCTGCGTCCTATTTTGAAGATCAAAAAGCGCTCACCCCCAAAAAGAAGCGCCACCTCGACCTCGATTTTCAGGGCCGCATCTATTTTTTCTACGGCATCAACGCCCTCGAACTCGACCAGGTCGAATTGGAGGAGTTCAGCGTCCATGTGCGTGCCCACAGTCTTTATCTCAACTACCTGCCGGCCCTCTACCGCGAAGTCGACTTTATCGGCCGGTTTCTCAAAATTTTTGAGGAGACCTTCGAGCCCGCTTTCCATGGGCTGGAGGGCATGTGGGCCAACCTCGACCCGCTGACTGCCCCCAGGGCGCTATTGCCTTTTCTGGCCTACTGGGTGTCCTGGCCGATGGACGCGCGCTGGGAACTGCCGCAGCAGCGCCGCCTCATCAAGCGGGCGGTCGAAATTTACCGCTGGCGCGGCACCCGCAAGGGCCTCAGGCTCTACCTGCACCTGTACACGGGGCTGCCCCTCGACGACCAGCTTCCCGAGGAAGCAGCCAAGCACATCGCGATCACCGACCACTTCGGGCGCGGCTTTGTGCTGGGGGGCGAACGCCTCGGCCAGGGCACGGTGCTGGGGGGCGGGCGGCCGTTTCACTTTGTGGTGCGCCTGCGCGAGGAGCGCCCCGGGCAGATCGACGAGCGGCTGGTGCGGCTGATCATCGAGCAGGAGCGCCCCGCTTTTTGCACTTACGACCTCTACATCGAAAGCCCACCCCCACCCCCGGCCACCCCGCCGGGCCAGGCCGGCCAGGCCGCCCCGTCGCCTCCCGCTCCGAGCCGCCGTCCGGCTCCTGCTACCCCCAACGGCCGCCCCGGTGCGCCGCCTCCCAAATCCGCCCAGGGCACCCCGAAGCCCCTGCCCCCCAAGCCGCCCGCTCCGGGCCAACCCGACCCGAAACGCCCCGAACCCCCGTCTGCGCCACTCGAATCCTCTTCGCCATAA
- a CDS encoding DUF4159 domain-containing protein, translating to MSQLFPAPPIRPFERLQAADGLLINAERWRRAHEYHRLRQGMHYQALNQPGIVCGLGVQAIPAPSEVKAEYRDGRWVRIQPGIAIDLVGNPIVVPQPIDFRVAVELADNEPAMVYLVVKYVDPDDLRREERRDIVQETFRVDEKSSPPEELEVEVCRVLLQPGTVQLENPREVFFPGYSNVDLRFRLQAQPRPQALISMAVVNHPDPDGTRHFFNLPHLLRATGALYPALQGVGEVGQVSFDEAEGLEAHDLLYLTGRQPLVLNSREFEALKGYLDRGGVLMVDAPADAAPLVESVLALAQQLETPLEYLERLRRDHPLRTHPFLFSALPAINQQPLRLLTGGGIVLTIGELAAAWGIDDNFALSRLAIRTAHELGINILAYAWRRRQLFALQGKDTAWMGGT from the coding sequence ATGAGCCAACTGTTCCCCGCCCCGCCCATCCGTCCTTTCGAACGCCTGCAGGCCGCCGACGGTCTGCTCATCAACGCCGAGCGCTGGCGGCGCGCCCACGAGTACCACCGGCTGCGCCAGGGCATGCACTACCAGGCGCTCAACCAGCCGGGGATCGTCTGCGGCCTGGGGGTGCAGGCGATCCCCGCCCCGAGCGAGGTCAAGGCCGAATATCGCGACGGGCGCTGGGTGCGCATTCAGCCGGGGATCGCTATCGACCTGGTGGGTAATCCGATCGTCGTCCCCCAGCCCATCGACTTTCGCGTCGCCGTCGAACTTGCCGACAACGAGCCCGCGATGGTCTATCTGGTGGTCAAGTACGTCGATCCCGACGACTTGCGCCGCGAGGAGCGCCGCGACATTGTCCAGGAGACGTTCCGTGTCGATGAAAAAAGCAGCCCCCCCGAAGAACTGGAAGTCGAAGTCTGCCGGGTGCTGCTGCAGCCTGGGACCGTGCAGCTCGAGAACCCGCGCGAAGTCTTCTTTCCGGGCTACAGCAACGTCGACCTGCGCTTCCGGCTGCAGGCGCAGCCGCGCCCCCAGGCACTGATCAGCATGGCGGTGGTCAACCACCCCGACCCCGACGGCACCCGCCACTTCTTCAACCTGCCCCACTTGCTCCGGGCCACCGGCGCGCTCTACCCGGCCCTGCAGGGGGTGGGCGAGGTGGGCCAGGTGAGCTTCGATGAAGCGGAGGGCCTGGAAGCCCATGACCTGCTGTACCTGACCGGCCGCCAGCCGCTGGTGCTCAACAGCCGCGAATTCGAAGCGCTCAAAGGCTACCTCGACCGCGGCGGGGTACTGATGGTGGACGCCCCTGCCGACGCCGCTCCCCTGGTCGAGAGCGTGCTCGCCCTCGCCCAGCAACTGGAGACCCCCCTGGAGTACCTTGAGCGCCTGCGCCGGGATCACCCGCTGCGCACCCACCCGTTCTTGTTCTCGGCGCTGCCCGCGATCAACCAGCAACCTTTGCGGCTGCTCACCGGCGGCGGCATCGTGCTGACGATCGGCGAACTGGCCGCCGCCTGGGGCATCGACGACAACTTTGCCCTCTCGCGCCTGGCCATCCGCACCGCCCACGAACTGGGCATCAATATCCTGGCCTACGCCTGGCGCCGGCGGCAGCTGTTTGCCCTGCAGGGCAAGGACACAGCCTGGATGGGCGGCACCTGA